A genomic region of Janthinobacterium lividum contains the following coding sequences:
- a CDS encoding DUF1993 family protein — translation MTFSIYSASIPVFKQILGSLATILDKAETHAQDKKIDPNALLQFRLFPDMLPFVRQIQIATDFAKGCGARLAGVAVPPYEDSEQSFAELKARIVKTIAFLESLPQADIDGSETRAITTGSGEKTKHFTGQTYLFHYALPHFFFHATTAYDILRHNGIEVGKKDFIGSF, via the coding sequence ATGACCTTCTCCATCTACTCCGCTTCGATCCCCGTCTTCAAACAGATCCTGGGCAGCCTGGCCACCATCCTGGACAAGGCGGAAACGCACGCGCAAGACAAGAAAATCGACCCGAACGCCCTGCTGCAATTCCGCCTGTTCCCGGACATGCTGCCGTTCGTGCGCCAGATCCAGATCGCCACCGACTTCGCCAAGGGCTGCGGCGCGCGCCTGGCCGGCGTGGCCGTGCCACCGTATGAAGACAGCGAACAGAGCTTTGCGGAACTGAAAGCGCGCATCGTGAAAACCATCGCTTTCCTGGAAAGCCTGCCGCAAGCGGACATCGACGGCAGCGAAACGCGCGCCATCACCACCGGCAGCGGCGAAAAGACCAAGCACTTCACGGGCCAGACCTATCTGTTCCACTATGCGCTGCCGCACTTCTTCTTCCACGCGACGACGGCGTACGACATCCTGCGCCATAACGGCATTGAAGTGGGCAAGAAAGACTTCATCGGCAGCTTCTGA
- a CDS encoding DUF1289 domain-containing protein, translating to MADKELPPRPDTPCVAVCSTTFDEICRGCGRSVVEVAHWVSMTDEEKEVVWVRILSQGYPRRNT from the coding sequence ATGGCGGACAAGGAATTGCCGCCGCGTCCAGACACGCCTTGCGTGGCCGTGTGCTCGACAACCTTCGATGAAATCTGCCGCGGCTGCGGCCGCAGCGTAGTGGAAGTGGCCCACTGGGTGTCGATGACGGACGAGGAGAAGGAAGTGGTGTGGGTGCGGATTCTTTCGCAAGGGTATCCGCGCCGGAATACTTGA
- a CDS encoding DUF1415 domain-containing protein, whose translation MNTPPRHDDDNAVIIANTVAWLEKAVIGLNLCPFAKAVHVKKQIRYVVCESGNPEDLLAMLMDELQTLADTDPEQIDTTLLIHPYTLNDFLDYNEFLDVADAAVEDMHLAGELQVASFHPNYQFAETFEDDISNYTNRSPYPTLHLLREDSIERAVEAFPEASEIFDKNIATLEALGTEGWEKLGLPKVS comes from the coding sequence ATGAACACCCCGCCGCGCCACGACGACGACAACGCCGTCATCATCGCCAATACCGTTGCCTGGCTGGAAAAGGCCGTGATCGGCCTGAACCTGTGCCCGTTCGCCAAGGCCGTGCACGTCAAGAAGCAGATCCGTTATGTGGTGTGCGAATCGGGCAACCCGGAAGATCTGCTGGCGATGCTGATGGACGAGCTGCAAACCCTGGCCGACACGGATCCCGAGCAGATCGACACGACCCTGCTGATCCATCCGTACACCTTGAACGATTTCCTCGACTACAACGAGTTTCTCGACGTGGCCGACGCGGCCGTGGAAGACATGCACCTGGCCGGCGAACTGCAAGTGGCCAGTTTCCATCCCAATTACCAGTTTGCCGAAACGTTCGAGGACGACATCAGCAACTACACCAACCGCTCGCCGTACCCGACCCTGCACCTGCTGCGCGAAGACAGCATCGAGCGCGCCGTCGAGGCGTTCCCGGAAGCGTCGGAGATCTTTGACAAGAATATTGCCACGCTGGAAGCGTTGGGCACCGAAGGCTGGGAAAAGCTCGGCTTGCCGAAGGTGTCCTGA
- a CDS encoding transglycosylase SLT domain-containing protein: MHENSFKSTVLAALALALAPALSQAYEAGVESDNAPIAAAAPALIPMTAQVTAKLPTLDNRLQKTDRLLKNLSDNSDPLREADVWGRIRSGYAIPDINNQLVANHVNWYATRPDYIARTTARASRYIFHVVQELEKRGMPTELALLPFIESAFNPQAFSSANAAGMWQFVPATGRDFNLKQNMFKDERRGVLASTDAALTYLQRLYDMFGDWQLALAAYNWGEGSVQRAIKKNQALGKPTDFESLADLMPAETRNYVPKLQAVKNIIANPAQFGLTLPVVDNQPYFTAIDKTSDIDITVAAQLAELSMDEFKALNPQFNRPVIIGGEKTKILLPQENAAKFTTNLAQWGHALSSWTTHKITNARERIETLASKFGTTADVLRQANNIPQRTSLRAGSTILVPKTSATMNKDITQEIADSATMLLEADRPERAAKALRRAAKGGKVQAAPISLVKPRIQRGGGNSRAKARH; encoded by the coding sequence ATGCACGAAAACTCCTTTAAATCTACCGTCCTGGCGGCGTTGGCCCTGGCGCTTGCGCCCGCCCTCAGCCAGGCGTACGAAGCCGGTGTTGAGAGCGATAACGCGCCAATCGCCGCCGCCGCACCCGCCCTGATCCCGATGACCGCCCAGGTCACGGCGAAACTCCCCACCCTCGACAACCGCCTGCAAAAGACCGACCGTCTGCTGAAAAACCTCAGCGACAATTCCGATCCGCTGCGCGAAGCCGACGTCTGGGGCCGCATCCGCAGCGGCTATGCGATTCCCGACATCAACAACCAGCTGGTGGCGAACCATGTCAACTGGTACGCCACCCGCCCCGACTACATCGCCCGCACCACGGCGCGCGCATCGCGCTACATCTTCCACGTGGTGCAGGAATTGGAAAAGCGCGGCATGCCGACGGAACTGGCCTTGCTGCCGTTCATCGAGTCCGCCTTCAACCCGCAAGCATTCTCCAGCGCCAATGCGGCCGGCATGTGGCAATTCGTGCCCGCCACCGGGCGTGATTTCAACCTCAAGCAAAACATGTTCAAGGACGAGCGCCGCGGCGTGCTTGCCTCGACCGATGCGGCCCTGACCTACCTGCAGCGCCTGTATGACATGTTTGGCGACTGGCAACTGGCCCTGGCCGCCTACAACTGGGGCGAAGGCTCCGTGCAGCGGGCCATCAAGAAAAACCAGGCGCTGGGCAAGCCGACCGACTTCGAAAGCCTGGCCGACCTGATGCCGGCCGAAACGCGCAACTACGTGCCGAAACTGCAAGCGGTGAAAAACATCATCGCCAATCCGGCCCAGTTCGGCCTGACCCTGCCCGTGGTCGACAACCAGCCGTATTTCACGGCCATCGACAAGACCAGCGACATCGACATCACCGTTGCCGCCCAGCTGGCCGAGCTGTCAATGGATGAATTCAAGGCCTTGAATCCGCAATTTAACCGCCCCGTCATCATCGGCGGTGAAAAGACCAAGATTCTGTTGCCGCAGGAAAACGCCGCCAAGTTCACCACCAACCTGGCGCAATGGGGCCATGCCTTGTCCAGCTGGACGACGCACAAGATCACCAATGCGCGCGAACGCATCGAAACCCTGGCGTCGAAATTCGGCACCACGGCCGACGTGCTGCGCCAGGCCAACAATATTCCCCAGCGCACCAGCCTGCGTGCCGGCTCCACCATCCTCGTGCCGAAAACTTCGGCCACGATGAACAAGGACATCACCCAGGAAATCGCCGACAGCGCCACCATGCTGCTGGAAGCGGACCGTCCGGAACGGGCCGCCAAGGCACTGCGCCGCGCCGCCAAGGGTGGCAAGGTGCAAGCCGCGCCAATTTCCCTGGTGAAACCGCGCATCCAGCGCGGCGGTGGCAACAGTCGCGCCAAGGCCCGTCACTGA
- the fabI gene encoding enoyl-ACP reductase FabI — protein sequence MAFLQGKKILITGLLSNRSIAYGIAKACHREGATLAFTYVGERFKERITEFAAEFGSELVFDCDVSSDEQISAVFSDLARHWEHLDGLVHAIGFAPREAIAGDFLDGLSRDSFRIAHDISAYSFPAMAKAALPLLHPGASVLTLTYLGAMRAVPYYNTMGLAKASLEASVRYLAESLGPRGIRANGISAGPIKTLAASGIKDFSKLLGFVAEHAPLRRNVTIEEVGNTAAFLLSDLASGITGEITYVDGGFSQVMAVNPEVE from the coding sequence ATGGCTTTCTTGCAAGGCAAAAAAATCCTCATCACGGGCTTGCTGTCGAACCGTTCCATCGCCTATGGCATCGCCAAGGCTTGCCACCGCGAAGGCGCCACCCTCGCCTTCACGTATGTGGGCGAACGCTTCAAGGAGCGCATCACGGAATTTGCGGCGGAATTCGGCAGCGAACTGGTATTCGACTGCGACGTTTCCAGCGATGAACAGATCAGCGCCGTCTTCAGCGACCTGGCGCGCCACTGGGAACACCTCGATGGCCTGGTGCACGCCATCGGTTTTGCGCCGCGCGAAGCGATCGCCGGCGACTTCCTCGATGGCCTGTCGCGCGACAGCTTCCGTATCGCGCACGACATTTCCGCCTACAGCTTTCCCGCCATGGCCAAGGCCGCCCTGCCCCTGCTGCACCCGGGCGCTTCGGTGCTGACCCTGACCTACCTGGGCGCCATGCGCGCCGTGCCCTACTACAACACCATGGGCCTGGCCAAGGCGTCGCTGGAAGCATCCGTGCGCTACCTGGCCGAATCGCTGGGTCCGCGCGGCATCCGCGCCAATGGCATCTCGGCCGGCCCCATCAAGACCCTGGCCGCGTCCGGCATCAAGGATTTCAGCAAACTGCTGGGCTTTGTGGCCGAGCACGCCCCGCTGCGCCGCAACGTCACCATCGAAGAGGTCGGCAATACGGCCGCCTTCCTGCTCTCAGACCTGGCCTCCGGCATCACGGGCGAGATTACCTACGTCGATGGCGGTTTTTCGCAAGTGATGGCCGTCAATCCCGAAGTAGAGTGA
- a CDS encoding helix-turn-helix transcriptional regulator: MDYIFTLKYRLPDNETDLDALADRLGGGGCDDALAGIGQAGRLALEFTREASNASEALLSAMADVKAIVPGAVLVEAAPDFVGLTDVAQVLGLSRQNLHKLMNKHRHNFPAPVHEGSATIWHLADVLAWLQAKGTYQLERSLVDVAQAARQINLARETRQAPPLPADLVAMLH, from the coding sequence ATGGATTACATCTTTACTCTCAAATACCGCCTGCCCGATAACGAAACCGACCTCGATGCGCTGGCCGATCGCCTGGGCGGCGGCGGTTGCGACGATGCCCTGGCCGGCATCGGGCAAGCGGGACGCCTGGCGCTGGAATTCACGCGCGAGGCCAGCAATGCCAGCGAAGCACTGCTGAGCGCCATGGCCGATGTGAAAGCCATCGTGCCCGGGGCCGTGCTGGTCGAGGCCGCCCCCGACTTCGTGGGACTGACGGACGTGGCGCAAGTGCTGGGCTTGTCTCGCCAAAACCTGCACAAGCTGATGAACAAACACCGCCACAACTTCCCCGCGCCCGTACATGAGGGCAGCGCCACCATCTGGCACCTGGCCGACGTGCTGGCTTGGCTGCAGGCCAAGGGAACTTACCAGCTGGAACGCAGCCTGGTCGACGTGGCGCAAGCGGCCCGGCAAATCAACCTGGCCAGGGAAACGCGACAGGCGCCGCCGCTGCCCGCCGACCTCGTGGCCATGCTCCATTAA
- a CDS encoding DEAD/DEAH box helicase — protein MTFESLGLHPSIIAALTESGYTAPTAVQSQAIPAAIEGRDLLVSSQTGSGKTAAFMLPSLHKLASAEQSAAGKTPNQEMQASRARGERPRFKAAQPKMLVLTPTRELALQVTTNTDKYSTGIRRIKAVSILGGMPYPKQMQLLAKNPEILVATPGRLIDHMDSGKIDFSQLEILVLDEADRMLDMGFIDDIEKIVEATPEGRQTMLFSATLDGVVGNMARRITKNPLVIQVASSSNKHENITQRVHFVDDLSHKNRLLDHLLRDESLDQAVVFTATKRDADTIADRLNIAGFSAAALHGDMHQGARNRTLDGMRRGQVKVLVATDVAARGIDVPTITHVFNYDLPKFPEDYVHRIGRTGRAGRNGLAISLVNHAEGMNVKRIERFTKQLIPVNVIEGFEPKKTASAPRSSARPGGWKPGDNRGGAKPGQRTFSKPGAPRKDGAPSTGGGYKGSNPRSTDGARRSYGDR, from the coding sequence ATGACATTTGAATCCTTAGGCCTGCATCCGTCCATCATCGCCGCTCTGACCGAATCGGGCTACACCGCGCCAACCGCGGTACAGTCGCAAGCGATTCCAGCCGCGATCGAAGGCCGTGACCTGCTGGTCTCGTCGCAGACCGGTTCGGGCAAGACGGCAGCTTTCATGCTGCCATCGCTGCACAAACTGGCCAGCGCCGAACAAAGCGCCGCCGGCAAGACGCCGAACCAGGAAATGCAAGCATCGCGCGCCCGCGGCGAGCGTCCACGTTTCAAGGCCGCCCAGCCAAAAATGCTGGTGCTGACGCCAACGCGCGAACTGGCCCTGCAAGTGACCACCAATACCGACAAGTACAGCACCGGCATCCGCCGCATCAAGGCTGTGTCGATCCTGGGCGGCATGCCTTACCCTAAACAGATGCAATTGCTGGCCAAGAATCCTGAGATCCTGGTCGCTACCCCTGGCCGTCTGATCGACCACATGGACTCGGGCAAGATCGACTTCTCGCAACTGGAAATCCTGGTGCTGGACGAAGCCGACCGCATGCTGGACATGGGTTTCATCGACGACATCGAAAAGATCGTGGAAGCGACGCCGGAAGGCCGTCAAACCATGCTGTTCTCGGCAACGCTGGACGGCGTCGTCGGCAACATGGCTCGCCGCATCACGAAGAACCCGCTGGTCATCCAGGTGGCAAGCTCGAGCAACAAGCATGAAAACATCACCCAGCGCGTTCACTTCGTCGACGACCTGTCGCACAAGAATCGCCTGCTGGACCACCTGCTGCGCGACGAATCGCTGGACCAGGCTGTTGTGTTTACCGCCACCAAGCGTGACGCCGACACCATCGCCGACCGTCTGAACATCGCCGGCTTCTCGGCTGCCGCCTTGCACGGCGACATGCATCAGGGCGCGCGCAACCGCACCCTGGACGGCATGCGCCGCGGCCAGGTCAAGGTGCTGGTTGCCACCGACGTTGCCGCCCGCGGTATCGACGTGCCAACGATCACCCACGTGTTCAACTACGATCTGCCGAAGTTCCCGGAAGACTACGTCCACCGCATCGGCCGTACCGGCCGCGCTGGCCGCAATGGCCTGGCCATCTCGCTGGTGAACCACGCTGAAGGCATGAACGTCAAGCGTATCGAACGCTTCACCAAGCAATTGATCCCGGTCAATGTCATCGAAGGTTTCGAGCCTAAGAAAACGGCATCGGCACCACGTTCGAGCGCCCGTCCAGGCGGCTGGAAACCAGGCGACAACCGTGGCGGCGCGAAGCCAGGTCAACGCACGTTCAGCAAGCCAGGCGCACCACGCAAAGACGGCGCACCGAGCACCGGCGGCGGCTACAAGGGTTCCAACCCGCGCAGCACCGACGGCGCACGCCGCAGCTACGGCGACCGTTAA
- a CDS encoding acyl-CoA thioesterase has product MNWSAHELTMTVLMTPDMANFSGNVHGGTILKYLDSVAYACASRYSGSYVVTLSVDQVMFLQPIHVGELVTFLASINYTGTTSMEVGIRVVTENIQQRLVRHANSCYFTMVAVDANRKPVAVPPLALETPEQHARFEQAKLRKLSRQKVSKK; this is encoded by the coding sequence ATGAACTGGTCGGCCCACGAACTGACGATGACGGTCTTGATGACGCCCGATATGGCCAATTTTTCCGGCAATGTGCACGGCGGCACCATCCTGAAATACCTCGACAGCGTCGCCTATGCCTGCGCCAGCCGCTATTCGGGCAGCTATGTGGTGACCCTGTCGGTGGACCAGGTGATGTTCCTGCAGCCTATCCACGTGGGCGAACTGGTGACGTTCCTCGCGTCGATCAACTACACGGGCACGACGTCGATGGAAGTGGGTATCCGCGTGGTGACGGAAAACATCCAGCAGCGCCTGGTGCGCCACGCCAACAGCTGCTATTTCACGATGGTGGCCGTGGATGCCAACCGCAAACCGGTGGCCGTGCCGCCGCTGGCGCTGGAAACGCCGGAACAGCACGCGCGCTTCGAGCAGGCCAAGCTGCGCAAGCTGTCGCGCCAGAAAGTGTCGAAGAAATAA
- a CDS encoding glycosyltransferase produces the protein MARKKILFMAEAVTLAHVGRPLSLTQSLDEEEYEVHFACADGYDFCFKQAPFRRWRIDSISSLQFLQALAHGKPVYTESTLHAYVEDDLRLLNAVQPDLVIGDFRLSLSVSARLQRIPYITLSNAYWSPYVRQHYTVPSLPLTGLLPIWLAAPLFRLIRPLAFASHAVPLNRVRRRHGLPSLGSDLRRIYTDADRTLYADIPQLFPPQAMPPTHDYLGAIIWAPPLDLPDWWQRPELSNGRPIIYVTLGSSGQGQLLPRVLRALAPLPVTVLAATAGTIRVDAVPPNAYVAPFLPGDAAARRASLVICNGGSPTSQQALTAGVPVIGIAGNLDQFLNMHGITEAGAGLLLRADRFQETALRHAATRMLDDGRAKLAARQLATAMRDYVPGQRLLPHVHSLLGSLPQGSQP, from the coding sequence ATGGCGCGCAAAAAAATCCTCTTTATGGCCGAGGCAGTGACCCTGGCCCACGTCGGCCGCCCTCTGAGCCTGACCCAGAGCCTGGACGAGGAAGAGTACGAAGTGCATTTCGCCTGCGCCGATGGCTATGACTTTTGCTTCAAGCAAGCGCCCTTTCGCCGCTGGCGCATCGACAGTATTTCATCGCTGCAATTCCTGCAGGCGCTGGCCCACGGCAAGCCTGTCTACACTGAAAGTACCCTGCACGCGTACGTGGAAGACGACTTGCGCCTGCTCAATGCGGTCCAGCCCGATCTCGTGATCGGCGACTTCCGCCTGTCGCTGTCGGTCAGCGCGCGCCTGCAGCGCATTCCCTACATTACGCTCAGCAATGCCTATTGGAGTCCGTACGTGCGCCAGCACTACACGGTACCCAGCCTGCCCCTGACAGGCCTGCTGCCCATCTGGCTGGCCGCCCCCCTGTTCCGCCTGATCCGCCCGCTGGCCTTCGCCTCGCATGCCGTGCCCCTGAACCGCGTGCGCCGCCGCCATGGCTTGCCCTCGCTGGGCAGCGACCTGCGGCGCATCTATACGGATGCCGACCGCACCTTGTATGCGGATATTCCGCAACTGTTCCCGCCGCAGGCCATGCCGCCCACGCACGACTACCTGGGCGCCATCATCTGGGCGCCGCCGCTCGACTTGCCGGACTGGTGGCAGCGTCCGGAACTGAGCAACGGACGGCCCATCATCTATGTCACCCTGGGCAGTTCCGGCCAGGGGCAATTGCTGCCGCGCGTGCTGCGCGCGCTGGCGCCCCTGCCTGTCACCGTATTGGCAGCCACGGCCGGCACCATCCGCGTCGACGCCGTGCCGCCAAACGCCTATGTCGCGCCCTTTCTGCCGGGCGACGCGGCCGCGCGGCGCGCCAGCCTGGTGATCTGCAACGGCGGCAGCCCCACCAGCCAGCAGGCGCTGACGGCGGGCGTGCCCGTCATCGGTATCGCCGGCAACCTCGATCAATTCCTCAACATGCACGGCATCACGGAGGCCGGGGCCGGCCTGCTGCTGCGCGCCGACCGCTTCCAGGAAACCGCCCTACGCCATGCCGCCACGCGCATGCTCGACGATGGCCGGGCCAAGCTGGCGGCGCGCCAGCTGGCCACGGCCATGCGCGACTATGTGCCAGGGCAACGCTTGCTACCCCATGTGCACTCCCTGCTGGGCTCGTTGCCGCAAGGCAGCCAGCCTTGA
- a CDS encoding EDSAP-1 family PEP-CTERM protein codes for MKLSKLKLLPAAAALAMLCAAGSAQAGAYGYSYNNIFGLVIGVPTGQITVANSTTISRSTATLNGVSVINGGAGSLDALRANVGAVTKGENDFTQQGPTNTYSRGDAQIVSTQFPSFPPGSTSTQVVNVAEAHLDGPAGTADASGRNGSTTGFSVDFIVGSPTATLSFDFLASPFMQVFLQSTVGQLSTATANLVVTFTITDATGATVFNWTPDGAIGSGIFGGTENADGANLNTSLATNFLTRGNLFTYDPSGCGTPTGTGVGTACGSNFSSVSNALTAGNYTLTLNAVESVDLVKQAAPEPGTLALLGLGLAGLGYARRRKVAA; via the coding sequence ATGAAACTCTCGAAACTGAAACTGCTCCCGGCCGCAGCGGCACTGGCCATGCTGTGCGCCGCAGGTAGCGCACAGGCGGGCGCCTACGGCTATTCCTACAACAACATCTTCGGCCTCGTGATCGGCGTACCAACGGGCCAGATCACGGTGGCCAACAGCACCACCATCTCGCGCAGCACGGCCACCCTGAATGGGGTAAGCGTCATCAATGGCGGCGCCGGCTCGCTCGATGCCCTGCGCGCCAACGTCGGCGCCGTCACCAAAGGCGAGAACGACTTCACGCAGCAAGGCCCCACCAACACCTATTCGCGCGGCGATGCGCAGATCGTCAGCACGCAGTTCCCTTCGTTCCCGCCCGGCTCCACCTCCACCCAGGTGGTGAACGTGGCCGAAGCCCACCTGGACGGCCCCGCCGGCACGGCCGATGCGTCCGGGCGCAATGGCTCGACCACGGGCTTCTCCGTCGATTTCATCGTCGGTTCGCCCACGGCAACGCTGAGCTTTGACTTCCTGGCCTCGCCCTTCATGCAGGTCTTCCTGCAAAGCACGGTCGGGCAGCTGTCCACCGCCACGGCCAACCTGGTCGTCACCTTCACCATCACGGATGCGACCGGCGCAACGGTGTTCAACTGGACGCCCGATGGCGCGATCGGGTCTGGCATCTTCGGCGGCACGGAAAACGCCGATGGCGCCAACCTGAACACCAGCCTGGCGACCAATTTCCTCACACGTGGCAACCTGTTCACCTACGACCCATCCGGCTGCGGCACGCCCACGGGCACCGGTGTCGGCACCGCGTGCGGCAGCAACTTCAGCTCCGTCAGCAATGCTTTGACAGCCGGCAACTACACCTTGACCCTGAATGCGGTGGAAAGCGTGGATCTGGTGAAACAGGCCGCGCCTGAGCCCGGCACCCTGGCTCTGCTGGGCCTGGGTCTGGCTGGCCTGGGCTATGCCCGTCGCCGCAAGGTTGCCGCCTGA
- a CDS encoding EDSAP-1 family PEP-CTERM protein: MTTFSCTRLPTVLLAFLLLASSGTASAAAYGYSYTSVFGLVISNPSGSVSLLSNIDLSRTTATLNGSSIINGGSNEIDAPQATRGAVSKGENDFTRQGMGNASYARGEAQIVTSQIPPFPPGSTSTHTVNAAETFLAGGGSADASGRNGSSTAMTVNFVVGQPGATMAFDFQALPFMQLYLDALAGTGSAATTNMAMTFSIIDEHGQIVFSWAPDGNLGSGILGGTELADAANLNTGYAQTPLTSGSMFTYDPSGCGAPTGTGIGTTCGGQYSAVTDHLVAGNYTLVLNMLNSSELVYVPVVTPVALPGTLPLLAAGLAALASLAPRRRQG, from the coding sequence ATGACGACATTTTCTTGCACCCGACTGCCAACGGTCTTGTTAGCCTTTCTGCTGCTGGCCAGCAGCGGCACCGCCAGCGCCGCCGCCTACGGCTATTCGTACACCAGTGTCTTTGGCCTGGTCATCAGCAATCCCTCCGGCTCCGTCTCCCTGCTCAGCAACATCGACCTGTCGCGCACCACCGCCACGCTCAACGGCAGCAGCATCATCAACGGCGGCAGCAATGAGATCGACGCGCCGCAAGCGACACGCGGCGCCGTCAGCAAGGGAGAGAATGATTTCACACGGCAAGGCATGGGCAATGCCTCGTATGCGCGCGGCGAGGCGCAAATCGTCACCTCGCAAATCCCCCCCTTTCCACCGGGCTCGACCAGCACACACACCGTAAACGCGGCAGAAACCTTCCTGGCGGGCGGCGGCAGCGCCGACGCCTCGGGACGCAATGGTTCCAGCACCGCGATGACCGTCAATTTTGTCGTCGGCCAACCGGGCGCAACCATGGCCTTCGACTTCCAGGCCCTGCCCTTCATGCAGCTGTACCTGGACGCCTTGGCCGGCACAGGCTCGGCGGCCACCACGAATATGGCGATGACGTTTAGCATCATCGATGAACATGGCCAGATCGTCTTCAGCTGGGCGCCCGACGGCAACCTCGGTTCCGGCATCCTGGGCGGCACCGAACTGGCCGATGCCGCCAACCTCAATACCGGCTACGCGCAAACGCCGCTCACCAGCGGCAGCATGTTCACCTACGACCCCAGCGGCTGCGGCGCACCCACAGGCACCGGCATCGGCACGACGTGCGGCGGGCAATACAGCGCCGTCACGGATCACCTGGTGGCGGGCAACTACACGCTGGTGTTGAACATGCTGAACAGTTCCGAACTGGTCTACGTGCCAGTCGTCACGCCAGTGGCGCTGCCGGGAACCTTGCCGCTATTGGCGGCTGGCCTGGCAGCGCTGGCCAGCCTGGCGCCACGGCGCCGACAAGGCTGA
- a CDS encoding nitroreductase family protein encodes MAQALLIDPVLENILDQARWAPSGDNTQPWRFEVVDPRHVVVHGFDTRSHCVYDLDGHPSQLSLGALLESMALAASSHGLRMEARRRLSMPDTLPTFDVRLVDSPGMQPDPLAAFLPQRSVQRRRLSMRSLRASEKAALAASLPPGYGVQWFEGGRARLACARLMFDNAKLRLTMPEAHKVHRDVIEWGARFSSDRIPEQALGVDPMTARLMRWVMHSWRRVDFFNTWLAGTVAPRLQMDLLPGLYCAAHFMLLADAPPRHIDDYVAAGRAMQRFWLTATQLGLQLQPELTPLIFARYVRERRTFSRTDGMQELAQELAAQCQAVLGATAVERAVFLGRIGAGPAASARSLRRPLQDLLVAPMAGQ; translated from the coding sequence ATGGCGCAAGCACTGCTGATCGATCCCGTACTGGAAAACATCCTCGACCAGGCGCGCTGGGCGCCCAGCGGCGACAACACGCAGCCGTGGCGCTTTGAAGTCGTGGACCCGCGGCACGTGGTCGTGCATGGCTTCGATACGCGCAGCCATTGCGTGTATGACCTCGACGGCCATCCCAGCCAGCTATCGCTCGGTGCCTTGCTCGAAAGCATGGCACTGGCGGCCAGCAGCCATGGCTTGCGCATGGAAGCGCGCCGGCGTCTGTCCATGCCCGACACGCTACCCACCTTCGATGTGCGCCTGGTCGACAGTCCCGGCATGCAGCCCGACCCGCTGGCGGCCTTCTTGCCGCAGCGCAGTGTGCAGCGGCGCCGGCTCAGCATGCGCAGCTTGCGCGCCAGCGAAAAGGCGGCGCTGGCGGCCAGCTTGCCGCCCGGGTACGGCGTGCAGTGGTTCGAAGGCGGGCGTGCGCGCCTGGCCTGCGCGCGCCTGATGTTCGACAATGCGAAGCTGCGCCTGACCATGCCCGAGGCGCACAAGGTGCACCGCGACGTCATCGAATGGGGCGCGCGCTTCAGCAGCGACCGCATCCCGGAGCAGGCGCTCGGCGTCGACCCGATGACGGCGCGCCTGATGCGCTGGGTCATGCACAGCTGGCGCCGCGTGGATTTTTTCAATACCTGGCTGGCTGGCACCGTCGCGCCGCGCCTGCAGATGGACTTGCTGCCGGGCCTGTATTGCGCCGCGCATTTCATGCTGCTGGCCGATGCGCCGCCGCGCCACATCGACGATTACGTGGCGGCCGGCCGCGCCATGCAGCGCTTCTGGCTGACGGCCACGCAGCTGGGCCTGCAATTGCAGCCGGAACTGACGCCGCTGATCTTTGCCCGCTATGTGCGCGAACGGCGCACTTTTTCGCGCACCGATGGCATGCAGGAGCTGGCGCAGGAGCTGGCCGCGCAATGCCAGGCCGTGCTGGGCGCCACGGCGGTTGAGCGGGCCGTCTTTCTCGGGCGCATAGGCGCCGGGCCGGCGGCCAGTGCGCGCTCGCTGCGCCGTCCGCTGCAAGACTTGCTGGTGGCGCCAATGGCGGGGCAGTGA